TAGTAACTCTTTCTTCAAAATATTTTGGAAGTCATATTTTTGGAGATGGGGCACCTCATACTTTCCCTTAAAATTCTCCTTATAAAACTTAAGTTGGAAGTTACTGGAAACTTGGTTGTATAAGGCTTTAGCTATAGTGGTTTTGCCGATACCTGCAGGGCCCCAGATGCCAACCATCTTCACCTCGTCGCATTCTAAGCGTATCATCGATTTCAGCTTTGCTACATGAGCTTCAACTCCAACTAACCGATCAAAGTCCGTTGATGGCAATTCGTTAAAAACATCTTTGACGATTTTCGAGATCATCTGTGATTCACTAGCCCTAAGAAAAGATACACAAAAACTTAGAACGCTACTGATTCCACATGAAAACAAGGACAATGGTGTGGTAAGGAACCATGCAGAAATATAATATCATGGATATGACAGGCCATGAGATTTTATGGGGTTTGAAACAATTACTAAATAACCAACATATACATTTCTTAATCAATTTGAGGACCTAATAATCTATATACATTTGCCACTAATTTTTAAATAAAATTTTTAGATTTTTTCGATTTTTTTCAAAACTTTTATGTATTTTTATTGTATATTTATTAAATTTAACCGCCACGTCATCATTTTAACTTACAAAATGAATAGTACCAATCACTTATTTGACTTGAAGAACAAGTAAACCTCGTTGGAGGTCAATTTAAAGGTTTAAAAGTGCTAGTCAAATAAGTTCAAAGTTTAAAGCGTAAGTAAGGTCAAATTTGAAGGTTTTTATGTGAATTCCCCAAATTTTGAGGGTTCCAAAGGGAATGTTTCATCTAGTTATGCCATGATATAGTTTAGCCTAGTCTGGTCTAATACACATACTAGATATGATTAGTATTGCCCAGTTCTAAGAAGACTACTACATAGTGAATTTTCACTTTATGGGAAGTTTAGAATAGTACCATGAAGTTAAATGTTCCCCAGCAATAAGAGCAACTTGAGTCAACGCTTGTCTCCATGTCTTCTTCTCTTCCTCTGTACTGCCATTACAAGTTTCCTCGAAGGCCCTTCCAAAATCTCCTGTCTGTTTTCTAACATCAGAAGGTTCCACATCGTAGAAGATTGTCATCACAGTTTGTCCTAAAGAAGCCCTGCATTCGATGATCAGCTGCAACTCGTGTAGACACCAACTCGAAGAGGCATAGTTCTTCGAGAGGATCACAACGGCAACCCTTGATTCTCTGATAGCTCTCACGAGCTCGGAGTTTATTGATCCGCTCATCATGATCCCGTCGTCTACGAACGTGTTTACTCCATTGGTTTTCAACCCTTCAAGAAAGTGGCTGAGAAAGCTTCTCCGGACATCTTGACCACAGAAACTTGGGAAGACGTCGTAGCTGTATTGACGTGTTGATGATGATGAAGAGGAAGGAGAAGAAGCAGCGATGAGAGGATGAAGAGAGTTGCAATCTGTTCTTGATTCTCCCAAGACAGACTTGAAAATTCCTCTCAACATCTTTTTTTTTTGGAAATTTTGACTATTGAGAAGATCAATAATATCGTTAAAGAAGACTTTTGTCTTTGCGTCCTGCCTATGCAAATGGCCTCTACATAACAATATAAGGGCGCGTAAAATTAGTTGATGATAATCATCGTGATTACACGTTCACAAACTTAAGCTTATGTTTACTCAATAAAATATGACATTGCACGTTCAGAAACTTTCAAGAAAAGAGAGACTTTGTGTTTATTTATTCCCTTATTTTTCTGTTTGGCCAAAGTGTTACATCATAAAGAATGTTTCGTTTATATATATATAAAACAAAGAAAAACATTCAAAAGGACTTAGTCAACTTTAGTTGTGCACATTGTTTGTTACCAAGAATCACTTACTTATCCATGAATGTTTTTAATGTATGGAAAATGGAACCTATATTTTAGGGGACTATCTCATTCCTTTAGCCACCCAGAGCTCATTCTAAAGTTTAGAAACTACTTAAAACTAGGTCAAGAAGTTCAGTGATAAATTCATCATCCAATCTGTCTTCCATATATAGTAGGATCAACACGCCTTAGAGGAACATGGAACACTGAGAAGCTAAGAAAGAATCTGAAGTATGAAAGCATACAAGATAGTCCAACTCAAAGTAGGACTTCTAACAACGATCTCCAAATAAACAAATAAAAGGCATATGCATATGATCAACATATATGAACTCAACTCTTGTCTTGGACAAGTCCAAGATCTCTATACTTGCAGGGACAGGAGGTAATGTTTTCAGGTTCTTACATCCCGCCATTTCCAATGAAACTAGACGAGAACATAACCTTATTAATGAAGGCACTTTCTCTATCGCAGTTTCCCCAAGAGACATGAACTGAACCTGCGTTGAAATACACGGAAACCTCTTCAACTTCGAGCATCCCCTCAGGTTAAGGACACTGAGGGATTCCAAGTTGATATTGGTCGGAAGAGCCTTCAGTTTTGTGCAACAAGACATGTCCAAGACTTTTAGCTTATTAAGGTTTTGTAGAGAAGAAGAAGAAACTGTGACCAAATTTTCGCAGAACCTGAGATACAGTTTCTCCAGATTCATTGCTCCTGAGAGATTCGGAATGTCTTTAATATTTTTGGAAGAACTCAAATCCATATGCCTTAGACCCGTCAGTGGCTGAAAACATGCACATACACAATGATATAAATATATTGAAAATTTTAAAGTAACACTAGATATTCTCTTAAAAAAACTTTGATATAAGAAGCTTACCTGAGCACCTTCCCAAAGCTTTTCAAGCTTGCTATCTCGCAGAGTAAGTTCAACAAGGTATTCAGGACGAAACTTAGAGGGCATACATTTTATCGGATATGAATCCCAATGTAGTAACCTTAGTTTACGTGGTAGATAATCCAAGCCGTGAGGTAAGTGCAGCTTGACTGCTTCATCTGGAAAATGATTGTATAGCCTCAAGAATTGGAGATTAGTCATTTTCTTGAAGGCTTTTTCACTTATATGTACTTCATCATCGAGTTCGGACATGTCTAACGATATGCCTAAAACATTTTTTGTACCCTGCAAATGTACCAAATAAATAATATAGCTAATTAATCTGTTAATGAATAAATGAAGTACTTCACCCGTATCTGAAGAAATAATTAACTTATGTATAGGATAAGACCAATTCATTTATCACCAACTGGTTTTAATTTAGAGACACAGACACATGATAAACTCGAGTTTAACATAATATTTGAACTAAAGTGGATTTTGTGATCAGTAGGGAATGTATGGATGTGTCAACACTTACAGTTTCATCTATAAGTACATCCGAGATCTCCTGAGCATCGACTAGGAACTGACGTCTTCCAGGATCGTTGATACATTGTCCTCGAATGATTTCTTTACCCATTTGTTGTAGCAAAAAATGCATCACTATATATCCATCAGCATATATATGTATAAGAGATCTGTCCACAAGGACTTTAAGTCCAAAGTCTGCATCCAGTGCACTCTTAGCAAGCAACTGCTTCACTCGGTCCACCTTCTCGCCATTGAACAAGCACGCGACATGAAGAAATAGAGTCTTATCTTTCTCATCTAGCCCATCATAGCATACTCCTAACAGTTTCTCTATTTTCCCATTTAGACTAGTTCTAAGTCGTGGTATCGCGTTTATCCACTCTTCTTTGCTCATCCCTCGCAAAGATGCACCTACAACGCTGAGACCTAAAGGTAGATCACCAGCAAGTTTGGTAACTTCAGTAGCTAGATCATAGAACCCTTTTGGTGCCGAGTTTTTTCCAAAAGCATATCTACACA
This genomic interval from Brassica oleracea var. oleracea cultivar TO1000 chromosome C2, BOL, whole genome shotgun sequence contains the following:
- the LOC106326777 gene encoding putative disease resistance protein At4g11170, producing MASSSSHPRRYHVFPSFCGEDVRRNFLSHFHKELQVNGIDAFKDGGIKRSRFIWPELKQAIWESRVSIVVLSKNYGGSSWCLDELVEIMECKEVSGQTVMPIFYGVDPTDVRKQSGDFGKAFDKICHVRTEEERQRWRQALTSVASIAGDCSSKWDNDAVMIERIVTNVLQELNWCTPSKDFKDLVGLEAHVSNLNSMLCLDSNEVKIIGIWGPAGIGKTTIARALYNQLSSSGDDFQLNIFMENVKGVQMRNELHGYSLKLHLQERFLSEIFNQRTKISHLGVAQERLKNQKALIVLDDVDGLEQLNALVDQTKWFGYGTRIIVTTEDRQLLKAHGINHVYEVGYPSQGEAFKILCRYAFGKNSAPKGFYDLATEVTKLAGDLPLGLSVVGASLRGMSKEEWINAIPRLRTSLNGKIEKLLGVCYDGLDEKDKTLFLHVACLFNGEKVDRVKQLLAKSALDADFGLKVLVDRSLIHIYADGYIVMHFLLQQMGKEIIRGQCINDPGRRQFLVDAQEISDVLIDETGTKNVLGISLDMSELDDEVHISEKAFKKMTNLQFLRLYNHFPDEAVKLHLPHGLDYLPRKLRLLHWDSYPIKCMPSKFRPEYLVELTLRDSKLEKLWEGAQPLTGLRHMDLSSSKNIKDIPNLSGAMNLEKLYLRFCENLVTVSSSSLQNLNKLKVLDMSCCTKLKALPTNINLESLSVLNLRGCSKLKRFPCISTQVQFMSLGETAIEKVPSLIRLCSRLVSLEMAGCKNLKTLPPVPASIEILDLSKTRVEFIYVDHMHMPFICLFGDRC